The DNA segment CTGACTGTCAGAGTGTAAAGGGACCGGCAAAGTTGGAGGAGCAGATAAATCATCAAGAAGACGAACAAGCCAAGTGATTTCAGCAGTCACCTGTCGCATAGATCAATACTCAGATTCAGCGGATGACAAAGAAATTGAAATCTGCTTCTTCGATTTCCATGAAATGGGCACACCTCCAAGGGTAATGAAGAAGCCACTGATGGATCGACGAGAATCCTTACAAGCAGCCCAGTCAGCGTCGCAAAAGGTGACGAGATCAAAAGAAGGAGCAGAAGAAAGGAGAATACCTTGACCTGGGTCGGATCTAAGATAGCGAAGGACTCTGAGACCAGCAGAAAAATGTGAAAGGAAGGGTCTTTGCATAAATTGACTGAGGTAAAGAACAACAAAACAAATATTTGGGCGAGTGTTGGTGAGATAGTTAAGTTTACCCACCAATCGTCGATAAAGAGTGGGATCCTCCATGGGTGGTTCTAAGTCAGCGTGCAATTTGCAGTATGGATCAAGAGGAGATGAAACAGTAGGCCCTTTACAGTCAAACTTAGCCAACAGTTCCAAGGTAAATTTCCTTTGACTGACTATGTATCCTTGTTGTTCTTTGAGTATTTCCATCCCCAAGAAATAGTGAATATTCCCCAAGTTCTTAACTTTGAATTCAGAATCCAAAAACTTAGTAATATGTTGTATTTCTGTGTCATCATTTCCTGTGATAAGaatatcatcaacgtatactgCAATGATGGAAGTTCACTTGTCTGTGTGTTTGTAGAATAGAGAATAGGCATTCAAAGAACTAGAATAACCTTTGTAGCTTAGAGCACCTGCTAAACGAGCATACCATTGCCTTGAGGCGTGTTTTAGTCTATAGAGTGATTTCTTCAGTAAGCACACCTGATTAGGATGGGAGGGAGTGAGACCAGCTGGGAACTTCATATACACCTCTTCATGTAAATCTCCATGCAGAAATGCATTGTTAACATCTAATTGTGAGACCTCTCAACCCTTCTTTATAGCTACAGTCAGTAAGCACCTGATGGTGGTCATTTTGACCACTGGATTGAAAGTCTCAAAATAATCAACACCTTCCCTTTGTATATCCCCCCTGACAATCAACctggctttcaacctttcaagtGACCCATCTGATTTGTGCTTGACCTTATAAACCCATTTACAAGGCAATGCCTTCTTGCCTGGGGGGTAAGGGGACTACATCCGAGGTGTGATTGAGTTGAAGAGCTTGGATTTCAGCTTCCATAGCTTTTCTCCATCCAAGATCTTTGGAAGCCTGAGTATAACTGGTGGGTTCAGAAACTATGGAGATGGATTTGAAAATGGCTTGATTGTTAGGAGAAAGAGCTCCAAAGGAAAACACATGAGGATGAAAAACATGATGAAGACAGGATGAGGTAAGTAAGATCAGAGAAAACAATGCTATTGCAGACATAATCATTAAGGTAGGTAGGTTTCTAGGAAATCCTCTCAGATTTTCTAATAAGGGGTGGTGGAATTGGGATTGTAGGTTGTGGACTAGGGCAATCAGTAGGAGATGGGGCAGAATGTGGAAGGCTAGGAACAGATAGAGGAGTATCAGGAGCATTGATAGAAATAGAGGG comes from the Nicotiana sylvestris chromosome 4, ASM39365v2, whole genome shotgun sequence genome and includes:
- the LOC138890180 gene encoding uncharacterized mitochondrial protein AtMg00810-like encodes the protein MVTHWLLNSLSKEIGESVIYSKFARDLWNNLEHRFWQTNGAKLYQQEKEISMLVQVVNDFSRGTWTFLLSSKSNAFTILQSFLVMVERQFGKKVKRIRSDNAMELVYVDDILITGNDDTEIQHITKFLDSEFKVKNLGNIHYFLGMEILKEQQGYIVSQRKFTLELLAKFDCKGPTVSSPLDPYCKLHADLEPPMEDPTLYRRLVGKLNYLTNTRPNICFVVLYLSQFMQRPFLSHFSAGLRVLRYLRSDPGQGILLSSAPSFDLVTFCDADWAACKDSRRSISGFFITLGGVPISWKSKKQISISLSSAESEY